In Malus sylvestris chromosome 15, drMalSylv7.2, whole genome shotgun sequence, a single genomic region encodes these proteins:
- the LOC126602868 gene encoding glutathione S-transferase TCHQD-like isoform X1 gives MDYSTSQLRMFPLSSLFIHLERGEVKFLLLVPTNLAQHLKDETEERPGFSTMQLYHHPYSLDSQRVRLALEEKGIDYTSFHVNPVTVKNMDASFFRRNPSAKLPVFQNGHHIIYNTIEIIQYVERIALVSSGEENVPSSGGEVTAWMHRIKQWNPKFFTLSHIPKKHRDYVYKFIRQVIIARMAEATDLAAAYHAKLVQVYETEDKLKDPAVLNQSKEQLIRLLDQVEKKLNESAYLAGEEFSMADVMLVPVLARLVLLNLKEEYIDGRPNTAKYWIMVQQRPSYKKVIGKHFSGWRKHKTFIRTWCFVHIRTILRRF, from the exons ATGGATTATAGTACCTCACAGTTGCGAATGTTCCCCCTTTCCAGCCTTTTTATCCATCTGGAGAGAGGAGAGGTCAAGTTCCTCCTTCTGGTTCCTACAAACTT AGCCCAGCATTTGAAAGACGAAACAGAAGAGAGGCCCGGTTTCTCAACCATGCAGTTATATCACCATCCTTACTCATTGGATAGCCAAAGAGTGAGACTTGCTTTGGAGGAAAAAGGCATTGATTACACATCATTCCATGTCAATCCCGTGACGGTCAAGAACATGGATGCCTCATTCTTCAGGAGGAATCCGAGTGCAAAACTCCCGGTTTTCCAGAACGGGCACCATATCATTTACAACACCATTGAGATCATTCA GTATGTGGAAAGAATTGCACTAGTCTCATCAGGGGAAGAGAACGTCCCTTCAAGTGGCGGAGAAGTGACTGCATGGATGCACAGAATAAAACAATGGAACCCCAAGTTCTTTACGCTTTCTCACATCCCAAAGAAGCACCGCGATTATGTGTATAAGTTCATAAGGCAGGTGATTATTGCTCGAATGGCGGAAGCTACTGATCTAGCTGCTGCTTATCACGCCAAGTTAGTCCAAGTGTACGAGACAGAAGACAAGTTAAAAGACCCCGCGGTTTTGAACCAGAGCAAGGAACAGTTAATAAGACTTCTTGATCAAGTCGAAAAAAAGCTGAACGAATCGGCTTATTTGGCCGGGGAAGAGTTTAGCATGGCGGATGTGATGCTCGTTCCTGTGCTGGCACGGCTAGTGCTCTTGAATTTGAAGGAAGAGTACATAGATGGCCGGCCGAACACGGCTAAATACTGGATTATGGTGCAGCAGAGGCCTAGTTATAAGAAGGTGATTGGGAAGCACTTCAGTGGGTGGAGGAAGCACAAAACATTTATTAGAACTTGGTGTTTTGTTCACATCAGAACCATTCTAAGGAGATTTTGA
- the LOC126602868 gene encoding glutathione S-transferase TCHQD-like isoform X2, giving the protein MQLYHHPYSLDSQRVRLALEEKGIDYTSFHVNPVTVKNMDASFFRRNPSAKLPVFQNGHHIIYNTIEIIQYVERIALVSSGEENVPSSGGEVTAWMHRIKQWNPKFFTLSHIPKKHRDYVYKFIRQVIIARMAEATDLAAAYHAKLVQVYETEDKLKDPAVLNQSKEQLIRLLDQVEKKLNESAYLAGEEFSMADVMLVPVLARLVLLNLKEEYIDGRPNTAKYWIMVQQRPSYKKVIGKHFSGWRKHKTFIRTWCFVHIRTILRRF; this is encoded by the exons ATGCAGTTATATCACCATCCTTACTCATTGGATAGCCAAAGAGTGAGACTTGCTTTGGAGGAAAAAGGCATTGATTACACATCATTCCATGTCAATCCCGTGACGGTCAAGAACATGGATGCCTCATTCTTCAGGAGGAATCCGAGTGCAAAACTCCCGGTTTTCCAGAACGGGCACCATATCATTTACAACACCATTGAGATCATTCA GTATGTGGAAAGAATTGCACTAGTCTCATCAGGGGAAGAGAACGTCCCTTCAAGTGGCGGAGAAGTGACTGCATGGATGCACAGAATAAAACAATGGAACCCCAAGTTCTTTACGCTTTCTCACATCCCAAAGAAGCACCGCGATTATGTGTATAAGTTCATAAGGCAGGTGATTATTGCTCGAATGGCGGAAGCTACTGATCTAGCTGCTGCTTATCACGCCAAGTTAGTCCAAGTGTACGAGACAGAAGACAAGTTAAAAGACCCCGCGGTTTTGAACCAGAGCAAGGAACAGTTAATAAGACTTCTTGATCAAGTCGAAAAAAAGCTGAACGAATCGGCTTATTTGGCCGGGGAAGAGTTTAGCATGGCGGATGTGATGCTCGTTCCTGTGCTGGCACGGCTAGTGCTCTTGAATTTGAAGGAAGAGTACATAGATGGCCGGCCGAACACGGCTAAATACTGGATTATGGTGCAGCAGAGGCCTAGTTATAAGAAGGTGATTGGGAAGCACTTCAGTGGGTGGAGGAAGCACAAAACATTTATTAGAACTTGGTGTTTTGTTCACATCAGAACCATTCTAAGGAGATTTTGA